In Balaenoptera acutorostrata chromosome 19, mBalAcu1.1, whole genome shotgun sequence, the following proteins share a genomic window:
- the FAM83E gene encoding protein FAM83E produces the protein MAASQLAALEGMESGAGQLPLTEATPSFLYSEGQRLALEALLSQGAEAFEACVQREGLRPFLSGDELRGLVATAEDWTAAKQEPSRAAEGPTATDGDLGSLTYWPGHSEEPVPMLRLGWPEDSAWKGITRAQLYTQPPGEGQPSLKELVRQEVQAAHKLVAVVMDIFTDPDLLSDLVDAATRRWVPVYLLLDRQQLPAFLTLAQQLGVNPWATENLDIRVVRGCSFQSRWRRQVSGNVREKFVLLDGERVISGSYSFTWSDSRLHRGLVTLLTGEIADAFSREFRTLYAASWPLPPAPTPGPFVRALGGLQLAYSPHRVARRCSVTPSPPPLPDGSLAHRLAACRVFEGDRQKTLAKPGPALSDILRSVQRARTPSGPLAQPSRSLWDLSRLSQLSGSSDGDNELKKSWGSKDTPAKALMRQRGAGGGPGGEADSGPLARFQPRGGPLPLIPARRLHYLSPTRRQFGEDTASKLPEPRGIRQPDRAGQPGLRGRR, from the exons ATGGCAGCCTCCCAGCTGGCAGCCCTGGAAGGAATGGAGTCAGGGGCCGGGCAGCTGCCCCTGACCGAGGCCACTCCCAGCTTCCTGTATTCCGAGGGCCAGAGGCTGGCGCTGGAGGCTCTGCTGAGCCAGGGCGCAGAGGCGTTTGAGGCCTGCGTGCAGCGCGAGGGGCTGCGGCCCTTCCTGAGTGGAGATGAGCTCCGGGGCCTGGTGGCAACGGCTGAGGACTGGACAGCAGCGAAGCAGGAGCCCAGCAGGGCAGCAGAGGGACCCACCGCCACCGATGGGGACTTGGGCAGCCTGACCTACTGGCCTGGACACTCAGAGGAGCCGGTGCCCATGCTGCGGCTGGGCTGGCCGGAGGACTCAGCATGGAAGGGTATCACCCGGGCACAGCTGTACACCCAGCCACCTGGCGAGGGCCAACCGTCCCTCAAGGAGCTGGTGCGCCAGGAAGTCCAGGCCGCCCACAAG ctGGTGGCCGTGGTCATGGACATCTTCACTGACCCAGACCTGCTTTCGGACCTGGTGGATGCTGCCACACGCCGCTGGGTGCCTGTCTACCTGCTCCTGGACCGTCAGCAGCTGCCTGCCTTCCTGACGCTGGCCCAGCAGCTGGGGGTGAACCCCTGGGCCACTGAG aaccTGGACATCCGAGTCGTGCGGGGCTGCAGTTTCCAGAGCCGCTGGCGTCGGCAGGTGAGCGGCAACGTGCGGGAAAAGTTTGTGCTGCTGGACGGCGAGAGGGTCATCTCAGGATCCTACAG CTTCACATGGAGTGACTCACGCCTGCACCGTGGTCTGGTGACCCTGCTGACCGGTGAGATCGCCGATGCCTTCAGCCGAGAGTTCCGGACACTCTATGCGGCCTCCTGGCCGCTCCCGCCCGCGCCCACCCCGGGTCCCTTTGTCAGAGCCCTGGGGGGGCTGCAGCTGGCCTACAGCCCGCATCGCGTGGCCCGCCGCTGCTCCGTGACCCCGTCGCCGCCACCACTGCCTGATGGCTCGCTGGCCCACCGCCTGGCCGCCTGCCGAGTCTTCGAGGGGGACAGACAGAAGACCCTGGCCAAGCCAGGGCCAGCTCTTAGCGACATCCTGAGGAGTGTACAGCGTGCCCGGACCCCCAGTGGCcccctggcccagcccagccGCTCCCTATGGGACCTGAGCCGCCTGTCCCAGCTGTCAGGCTCTAGTGACGGTGACAACGAG CTCAAGAAGTCCTGGGGCTCCAAGGACACCCCAGCCAAGGCCCTGATGAGGCAGCGGGGCGCTGGAGGGGGCCCCGGTGGTGAGGCGGACTCCGGTCCACTGGCCCGCTTCCAGCCCCGGGGCGGCCCCTTGCCCCTCATCCCTGCCCGCCGCCTCCACTATCTGTCCCCGACCCGAAGGCAGTTTGGTGAAGATACTGCCTCCAAACTCCCAGAACCCAGAGGCATCCGGCAGCCAGACCGGGCCGGCCAGCCAGGACTCAGGGGGCGGCGCTGA
- the SPACA4 gene encoding sperm acrosome membrane-associated protein 4: MVLGWLLLLVMALPPGTTGTKDCVFCELTDSTTCPGMHMRCGDDEDCFTGHGVAPGISPIINKGCVQATSCGHEEPVSYMGVTYSLTTNCCTGRLCNGAPHPAGGQMAGATTGLVLGVPLFLRHLL, translated from the coding sequence ATGGTCCTCGGCTGGCTGCTGCTTCTGGTGATGGCTCTGCCCCCAGGCACGACGGGCACCAAGGACTGCGTCTTCTGTGAGCTGACCGACTCCACGACCTGTCCCGGCATGCACATGCGCTGTGGCGATGACGAGGACTGCTTCACGGGCCACGGGGTGGCCCCCGGCATCAGCCCCATCATCAACAAAGGCTGCGTGCAGGCCACCTCGTGTGGCCACGAGGAGCCCGTCAGCTACATGGGTGTCACCTACAGCCTCACCACCAACTGTTGCACCGGCCGCCTGTGTAACGGGGCCCCCCACCCCGCAGGCGGCCAGATGGCAGGGGCCACCACCGGCCTGGTGCTGGGCGTGCCACTATTCCTCCGACATTTGCTGTGA
- the RPL18 gene encoding 60S ribosomal protein L18 isoform X1 codes for MGVDIRHNKDRKVRRKEPKSQDIYLRLLVKLYRFLARRTNSTFNQVVLKRLFMSRTNRPPLSLSRMIRKMKLPGREGKTAVVVGTVTDDVRVQEVPKLKVCALRVSSRARSRLLKAGGKILTFDQLALDSPKGCGTVLLSGPRKGREVYRHFGKAPGTPHSHTKPYVRSKGRKFERARGRRASRGYKN; via the exons ATG GGAGTTGACATCCGCCACAACAAGGACCGAAAGGTTCGACGCAAGGAGCCCAAGAGCCAGGACATCTACTTAAGGCTGTTGGTCAAG CTGTACAGGTTTCTGGCCAGGCGAACCAACTCCACCTTCAATCAAGTTGTGCTGAAGAGGTTGTTCATGAGTCGCACCAACCGGCCACCTCTTTCCCTTTCCCGGATG ATTCGGAAGATGAAGCTTCCCGGCCGGGAAGGCAAAACGGCCGTGGTGGTGGGGACAGTGACCGATGACGTGCGAGTCCAGGAGGTGCCCAAGCTGAAG GTGTGTGCTCTCCGGGTGAGCAGCCGCGCCCGGAGCCGCCTCCTCAAGGCCGGGGGCAAGATCCTCACGTTCGACCAGCTGGCCCTGGACTCCCCCAAGGGCTGTGGCACTGTGCTCCTGTCTG gtcCTCGCAAGGGCCGAGAGGTGTACAGGCATTTCGGCAAGGCCCCAGGAACCCCGCATAGCCACACCAA ACCCTATGTACGCTCCAAGGGCCGGAAGTTCGAGCGCGCCAGAGGCCGACGGGCCAGCCGTGGCTACAAGAACTAA
- the RPL18 gene encoding 60S ribosomal protein L18 isoform X2: protein MGVDIRHNKDRKVRRKEPKSQDIYLRLLVKLYRFLARRTNSTFNQVVLKRLFMSRTNRPPLSLSRMIRKMKLPGREGKTAVVVGTVTDDVRVQEVCALRVSSRARSRLLKAGGKILTFDQLALDSPKGCGTVLLSGPRKGREVYRHFGKAPGTPHSHTKPYVRSKGRKFERARGRRASRGYKN from the exons ATG GGAGTTGACATCCGCCACAACAAGGACCGAAAGGTTCGACGCAAGGAGCCCAAGAGCCAGGACATCTACTTAAGGCTGTTGGTCAAG CTGTACAGGTTTCTGGCCAGGCGAACCAACTCCACCTTCAATCAAGTTGTGCTGAAGAGGTTGTTCATGAGTCGCACCAACCGGCCACCTCTTTCCCTTTCCCGGATG ATTCGGAAGATGAAGCTTCCCGGCCGGGAAGGCAAAACGGCCGTGGTGGTGGGGACAGTGACCGATGACGTGCGAGTCCAGGAG GTGTGTGCTCTCCGGGTGAGCAGCCGCGCCCGGAGCCGCCTCCTCAAGGCCGGGGGCAAGATCCTCACGTTCGACCAGCTGGCCCTGGACTCCCCCAAGGGCTGTGGCACTGTGCTCCTGTCTG gtcCTCGCAAGGGCCGAGAGGTGTACAGGCATTTCGGCAAGGCCCCAGGAACCCCGCATAGCCACACCAA ACCCTATGTACGCTCCAAGGGCCGGAAGTTCGAGCGCGCCAGAGGCCGACGGGCCAGCCGTGGCTACAAGAACTAA